Proteins from a single region of Plasmodium gaboni strain SY75 chromosome 2, whole genome shotgun sequence:
- a CDS encoding hypothetical protein (conserved Plasmodium protein, unknown function) yields MKTTKENDNNNIIHYVDWINQIFKKSSLQSDIYFFDDNKEKDVSKKRKAQLKDEYNNISKGKKKINNLKKIKNELNIKDNMKGYIYDDEEKNVVKSDDKSSCDIYKSNNKYVPHNSHIYNDNNLVEILDVKNKENSIRNIHNGSSSSCDISDIKSEDEYIEQYEKNNEENINEYRNEKNITNKNIMEGKSLIYNDEHNYNSLIYNPCNDKISKMNKMGSHNDNNNNNNMDNMDNYNTFANACNFIIYSSDDEDNISNYYNDKELLNDDIMLPIKFNFEKLKKNIYVIEHIDKIYYDTFLKKNQNEKSVLINDENSGYLKNDINDKCVVDNINVMNPSNMNTLSNISNIRNEKIENNNKNEKLIKSDAAQSKNVMSTFSFWNIEMETFITKPLYAQNLRKKQFSLLDESEEMIRNYSSNQYSIKFVPRHLLYVMSQVASRSFFDPLYRKQLFFRY; encoded by the coding sequence atgaagacgacaaaagaaaatgacaataataacataataCATTATGTAGATTGGATAAACcaaatttttaaaaagagCTCTTTACAAagtgatatatatttttttgatgaTAACAAAGAAAAAGATGTTAGTAAGAAAAGGAAAGCTCAGTTGAAggatgaatataataatatatcaaaggggaaaaaaaaaattaataatttgaaaaaaataaaaaatgaattaaatataaaagataatatgaaaggttacatatatgatgatgaagagAAAAATGTTGTTAAGAGTGATGATAAAAGTAGTTGtgatatttataaaagtaataataaatatgtgCCTCATAATTcccatatatataatgataataatttggTTGAGATTTTAgatgtaaaaaataaagagaATAGTATAAGGAACATACATAATGGTAGTTCTTCTTCATGTGATATATCAGATATAAAAAGTGAAGATGAATATATAGAAcaatatgaaaaaaataatgaagaaaatataaatgaatatagGAATGAGAAGAATATAactaataaaaatataatggAAGGAAAGAGTTTAATTTATAATGATGaacataattataattcattaatatataatccttgtaatgataaaataagTAAGATGAACAAAATGGGTAGTCAcaatgataataataataataataatatggataatATGGATAATTATAATACCTTTGCTAATGCAtgtaattttataatatattcctcagatgatgaagataatatatctaattATTATAACGATAAAGAACtattaaatgatgatattatGTTGCCTATAAAATTTAACtttgaaaaattaaaaaaaaatatttatgtaataGAGCATATAgacaaaatatattatgatacatttttaaaaaaaaatcaaaatgaaaaaagtGTTTTAATCAATGATGAAAATAGTGgttatttaaaaaatgatataaatgacAAATGTGTtgttgataatataaatgttatGAATCCTTCTAATATGAATACGTTGAGtaatatttcaaatattaggaatgaaaaaatagaaaataataataagaatgaaaaattaataaaatcaGATGCTGCTCAATCAAAAAATGTTATGAGTACTTTTTCCTTTTGGAATATTGAAATGGAAACATTTATAACAAAACCTTTGTATGCACAAAATTTGAGGAAAAAACAATTTAGTTTATTAGATGAATCTGAAGAAATGATAAGAAATTATTCATCAAATCAATATTCAATAAAATTTGTACCAAgacatttattatatgtaatgAGTCAGGTTGCTTCTCGATCTTTTTTTGATCCCTTATATAGAAAACAGTTATTTTTTCGTTACTAA
- a CDS encoding putative ERCC1 nucleotide excision repair protein, translated as MVSDKEDKCNRINNNDKVNSLESINEEKKNNTDEGGESFFDINAEQYLIISLRQKLNPVIKKIKRVRYKFNNIIPDFLLGKNNACLFISMKYHRLRSNYLKARIETLSNKYNNRILLCLVDMDNIENSLGEINQLSFSFNMTLILCWSNEECARVIEDFRIYEKKISYIIKKKISSSNQEEKIHELLKKIRCIHTTDCITLTTKFKNLKNIIQAKKEDLVSCSGLGIKKIQALMATFNDPFF; from the coding sequence atgGTAAGTGATAAGGAAGATAAATGTAACAGAATTAATAACAATGATAAAGTTAATAGTCTCGAAAGCAttaatgaagaaaaaaaaaataatacagATGAAGGAGGAGAAAGTTTCTTTGATATTAATGCTGAAcaatatttaattatatcattaaGACAAAAACTTAATCCagttataaaaaaaataaaaagagttcgttataaatttaataatattattccAGATTTTTTACTAGGTAAAAATAATGCATGTCTTTTTATATCAATGAAGTATCATCGTTTACGCTCAAACTATTTAAAAGCTAGAATAGAAACtttatcaaataaatataataacagaatattattatgtcTAGTTGATATGGATAATATTGAAAACTCTTTAGGAGAAATAAATCaattatctttttcttttaatatgaCACTTATATTATGTTGGTCTAATGAAGAATGTGCCAGAGTAATTGAAGATTTTCGtatttatgaaaaaaaaatttcttatattataaaaaaaaaaatttccTCATCTAATcaagaagaaaaaatacatgaactattaaaaaaaattagatGTATACATACAACCGATTGCATAACACTTACAACCAAATTTAAAAATctcaaaaatattattcaaGCTAAAAAAGAAGATCTAGTAAGTTGCTCAGGGTTGggaattaaaaaaatacagGCTCTAATGGCTACATTTAATGAcccttttttttaa
- a CDS encoding hypothetical protein (conserved Plasmodium protein, unknown function): protein MDVNDNPFIKNRSSTRITNAPGGNSSVSFGNYIDNENKKVSNKNEKSQTTIKDNTKAAGNLDVNNENKKSDRRTNVKVNQPPGGASSIIFG, encoded by the exons atgg atgTGAATGACAATCCTTTCATTAAAAATCGTTCGAGCACAAGAATTACGAATGCTCCTGGAGGAAATTCCTCTGTATCTTTTGGAAATT ATATAGATAATGAGAACAAAAAGGTTAGCAATAAAAACGAAAAGTCTCAAACAACTATTAAAGATAACACAAAAGCTGCAGGAAATTTAGATgtaaataatgaaaataaaaaatctGACAGAAGGACTAATGTCAAGGTTAATCAACCACCTGGTGGAGCTTCAAGCA TCATTTTTGGATAA